The following proteins come from a genomic window of Populus alba chromosome 12, ASM523922v2, whole genome shotgun sequence:
- the LOC118044294 gene encoding probable inactive receptor kinase At1g48480 yields the protein METKCLLPFHLFLLLLSLPLSKPDLSADHSALLTLRSAVLGRTLLWNTSLPTPCSWTGVLCEQNRVTVLRLPGFALTGEIPLGIFSNLTELRTLSLRLNALSGKLPQDLANCKSLRNLYLQGNLFSGEIPDFLFGLKDLVRLNLGENNFTGQISTGFGNFIRLRTLFLEDNSLSGSLPDLKLEKLEQFNVSNNLLNGSIPDRFKGFGISSFGGTSLCGKPLPGCDGVPRSIVVPSRPNGGGEGKRKKLSGGAIAGIVIGSITGLLLILMILMFLCRKKSSSNSRSIDIASVKQQEMEIQGGKPIVEAENGGGYGDGYSVAAAAAAAMVGNGKGGDLNSGDGKKLVFFGKASRVFDLEDLLRASAEVLGKGTFGTAYKAVLEMGTVVAVKRLKDVTISEREFREKIETVGAMDHENLVPLRAYYYSRDEKLLVYDYMSMGSLSALLHGNKGAGRTPLNWEIRSGIALGAARGIEYLHSQGPNVSHGNIKSSNILLTQSYDARVSDFGLARLVGPPSTPNRVAGYRAPEVTDPGKVSQKADVYSFGVLLLELLTGKAPTHALLNEDGVDLPRWVQSIVREEWTSEVFDLELLRYQNVEEEMVQLLQLGIDCAAQYPDNRPSMSEVTRRIDELCRSSLREDSQPEPSNGADDMSS from the exons ATGGAGACCAAATGTCTCCTCCCTTTTCACCTCTTTCTGTTACTACTCTCTCTACCTCTTTCAAAACCAGATCTCTCTGCCGACCATTCAGCCCTCCTCACTCTCCGTTCCGCTGTGCTCGGCCGAACCCTTCTCTGGAACACCTCACTGCCGACCCCTTGTTCGTGGACTGGTGTCTTATGTGAGCAAAACCGTGTCACAGTGCTACGGCTTCCTGGTTTTGCACTCACAGGAGAAATCCCACTTGGAATCTTCTCAAACTTGACAGAATTGCGCACTTTGAGTCTTAGACTTAATGCACTCTCTGGAAAGCTTCCTCAAGATCTTGCTAACTGTAAAAGTTTGAGAAATCTTTATTTACAAGGGAATCTTTTTTCTGGAGAGATACCTGATTTCTTGTTTGGTTTGAAAGATCTTGTGAGGTTGAACCTTGGTGAGAATAATTTTACTGGCCAGATTTCAACCGGGTTTGGTAATTTTATCAGGTTAAGGACTTTGTTTTTAGAGGACAATTCGTTATCTGGGTCATTGCCAGATTTGAAACTGGAAAAGTTAGAGCAGTTTAATGTGAGTAATAATTTGCTAAATGGGTCTATACCTGATAGATTTAAGGGTTTTGGGATTAGTTCTTTTGGGGGTACTTCTTTATGTGGGAAGCCTCTCCCTGGTTGTGATGGTGTTCCTAGGAGTATTGTGGTGCCTAGTAGGCCAAATGGGGGTGGGGAAGGTAAGAGGAAGAAGTTGTCTGGCGGTGCAATTGCAGGGATTGTCATTGGATCTATAACGGGGTTATTGttgattttaatgattttgatgtttttgtgtaGAAAGAAGAGTAGTAGTAACTCAAGATCGATTGACATTGCGTCGGTTAAGCAACAAGAGATGGAGATTCAAGGGGGGAAGCCAATCGTGGAGGCGGAAAATGGTGGTGGGTATGGAGATGGGTATTCTGTGGCTGCCGCTGCGGCGGCTGCAATGGTGGGTAATGGTAAAGGTGGGGATTTGAATAGTGGTGATGGTAAAAAGTTGGTGTTTTTCGGCAAGGCTTCAAGGGTGTTTGATTTGGAGGATTTGTTAAGAGCTTCGGCAGAGGTTTTGGGAAAAGGTACATTTGGGACAGCCTATAAGGCGGTTTTGGAGATGGGGACTGTGGTAGCTGTAAAGAGGTTGAAGGATGTGACAATTTCCGAGAGAGAATTTAGGGAGAAGATTGAGACTGTGGGTGCTATGGATCATGAGAATTTGGTCCCATTGAGAGCTTACTATTATAGTAGAGATGAGAAGCTTCTTGTTTATGATTACATGTCAATGGGAAGCTTGTCTGCACTTCTGCATG GGAACAAGGGAGCTGGTAGGACTCCATTGAACTGGGAAATCAGGTCTGGCATTGCCCTTGGAGCTGCTCGTGGCATTGAATACCTTCACTCTCAAGGTCCCAACGTTTCTCATGGAAACATCAAGTCATCCAATATCCTTCTCACTCAATCATATGATGCCCGAGTATCTGATTTTGGCCTTGCCCGCCTTGTTGGTCCTCCCTCCACTCCTAACCGAGTTGCTGGATACCGAGCACCAGAAGTAACTGACCCTGGCAAGGTTTCCCAAAAGGCTGATGTCTATAGCTTTGGTGTATTGCTGTTGGAGCTGCTGACTGGGAAGGCCCCCACCCATGCCCTTTTGAACGAGGATGGTGTAGACCTTCCCAGATGGGTTCAGTCTATAGTCCGAGAGGAATGGACTTCAGAGGTGTTCGATCTTGAGCTCCTCAGATACCAAAATGTCGAGGAAGAGATGGTTCAGCTCTTGCAGCTTGGAATAGATTGTGCCGCCCAGTACCCCGACAACCGTCCTTCAATGTCTGAAGTAACAAGGAGGATCGACGAACTATGTCGGTCTAGTCTGCGGGAGGACTCACAGCCTGAACCAAGCAATGGTGCAGACGATATGTCCTCTTGA